A window of Thermococcus sp. LS1 genomic DNA:
GGAGATAATCCTCGTGGTTGACAACACGTACCGGTACAACCCAATGGACGAGAGCCCGTGGATAGGCCAATACATCAGTAAAATCTTCAGGGAACTGGGGTTCGGGGTGAAGTGGGAGTACTGGGACATCTACAAGGCCTACTACGAAATCTACAAGAAAGGGACGTTCTGGCACGGCTACATAATCCGCTTCTGGGGAACAACACCCCACTGGACTTCGAAGCCCATATTTGAGCCCCGGCACTTCCTCAACCTAACCACCAACATCACCCTCTCAGAGTTCCTGAACTACCTCGCAGAAATCAATGGCTTTGTCCCGAAGGAGCGGGAGGATGAGGACTTTACCTTTGCCAAGTTCTCCCACCTTTTCCCGAACCTTTTTCCAGTGAACAGGGCTGGCTCCTAACGAACGTTTTTATTCTCCTGAGCGTAGATAAGCATCCCGGAGGTGAGACTTATGAAGAGGGTAGTCATAGCTCTCGGCGGGAACGCGATTCTTCAGCGAGGTCAAAAGGGCACTTACGAGGAGCAGATGAGCAATGTTATGAAAACTGCCAAGCAGATAGTCGATATAATCCTCGATGGCGATTATGAGGTTGTAATCACCCATGGAAACGGCCCCCAGGTCGGTGCCCTTCTCCTCCATATGGATGCTGGGCAGCAGCTTCACGGCATCCCAGCCCAGCCCATGGACGTTGCCGGAGCGATGACTCAGGGCCAGATAGGATACATGATCCAGCAGGCGATAAGAAACGAGCTGAAGAGGAGGGGCGTTGAGCGACCAGTTGCGACTATAGTCACCCAGACGCTCGTTGACAAAAACGACCCGGCTTTCCAGAACCCGAGCAAGCCGGTCGGCCCGTTCTACGACGAGGAGACGGCAAAGAGGCTCGCGAAGGAGAAGGGCTGGGTCGTGATTGAGGACTCCGGCAGGGGCTGGAGGCGCGTTGTGCCGAGTCCGGATCCAATAGGTCACGTCGAGGCCCCAGTGATTCAGGATCTAGTTGAGAAGGGATTCATAGTCATAGCCAGCGGCGGCGGTGGCGTTCCCGTTATCGAGGAGGACGGAATGCTCAAGGGAGTTGAGGCCGTCATAGACAAAGACCTTGCCGGAGAGAAGCTCGCAGAAGAGGTAAACGCCGACATCTTCATGATTCTAACCGACGTGAACGGTGCGGCGATAAACTACGGAAAGCCCGACGAGAGGTGGCTCGAGAAAGTCACCGTCGAAGAGCTCAAGCGCTACTATAATGAGGGCCACTTCAAGAAGGGCAGCATGGGGCCAAAGGTTCTCGCCGCCATACGTTTTGTCGAATGGGGCGGCGAGAGGGCGGTTATAGCCGCGCTGGATAAGGCCGTGGAAGCGCTCGAAGGCAAAACCGGGACTCAGGTCATAAAGGGCTGAACCAAAGCCTATAAATATCTCTTCTTCCCTCCTCATTTGGTGGTAGCATGAGCGACGCGACTACCGGATTCTTCGGCTCACTCCTGTGGTGGCTGTTCTTCCTCTACCTGCTCCTCTGGCCCCAGATGCAGTACAGGGGGCTGCAGATGGCAAGGGCGAGAATACTACAGAGGCTCTCCAAAAAACGCGGCTCAACGGTCATAACAATGATCCACAGACAGGAGAGCGTTGGACTCTTCGGAATCCCCTTCTACAAGTTCATCAGCATCGAGGACAGCGAGGAAATTCTCAGGGCCATCAGGATGGCGCCGAAGGACAAGCCAATTGACCTGATAATTCACACTCCAGGAGGCCTCGTGCTGGCAGCAACCCAGATAGCGAGAGCTCTAAAGGATCACCCGGCGGAGACAAGAGTCATAGTACCCCACTACGCAATGAGCGGCGGAACGCTCATAGCGCTCGCGGCGGACAAAATAATAATGGATCCACACGCGGTTCTCGGACCGGTTGACCCACAGCTTGGCCAGTACCCAGGACCGAGCATAGTTCGGGCCGTCGAGAAGAAGGGCGTCGACAAGGTCGACGACCAGACGTTAATCCTGGCGGACGTTGCCGAGAAGGCCATAAAGCAGGTCAGAGACCTTGTCTTCGATCTCCTGAAAGACCGCTACGGCGAGGAGAAGGCTAAAGAACTTGCCCAGATACTGACCGAGGGCAGGTGGACTCACGACTACCCGATAACCTACGAGACCGCTAAGGAGCTCGGTCTCCACGTCGAGACTGGCGTTCCTGAGGAAGTGTACGCCCTCATGGAGCTCTACAAGCAGCCAATGAAGCAGAGAGGCACAGTCGAGTTTATGCCGTACACTCCTAGGGGTGAGAACCCCTGAAGGCTTCATTTTTCATTTACTTCCACCCATTTTTGGACCAACCACAAAGTTTCAGCCAAAAAGTTTTTATTTACTCTCGCCGTTCACCTACCAGATGTTTGGAGTAAGCTCACGGGCTGTTCTAAAAAGAGGGAAGGGGAAGAGAGATGCAAGTGAAAGTGGACCCAGAGGAAATTAAGAGGATCAAGAGGGAGATTGAGGCCCTGGAAAAAGAGAGAAACGAGATAAGGGCCAAACTTGAGGAGCTCGAAAAAGAGCTTCAAATCTGGATTCAGAAACGGGATGAGAAGAATAACGAGGTAAAACAGCTCCGCCAAAAGGGCAGGGAGTATAAAGCCAAAAGAGATGAAATCAATCAGCAGATTCAGGAGCTGAAGAAGAACCGCGAGGAGATCAACGCGAAGCTTGACCTCCTCTATCAGGAGATACTCGAGTACAGGACCAAGAGGGACGAGTACAACCAGCTCAGAAGGCTTAAGATGCCGCCCGAGAAGATACAGGAGCGCATAGAGAAGCTCGAATGGGAGCTCCAGACCAACCCGAACATAACCCCAGAGCGCGAGAAGCAAATCGTCGACCAGATTCAGGTTCTCGCAACCGAGCTCGAGATAATCCAGCAGGCCGAGAGGTTCCACAACAAGCTCGTCGAGACCAGGAAGAAGGTCGACCAGCTCAAGAAGGCAAGGAGAGCCATCAGCATGGAGATCCAGAAGCTCGCCAACCAGAGCCAGCAGTTCCACGAGCAGATGATAAAGGCCTTCAACCAGGCTGACGAGGTCAAGAAGGAGGCCGACGAGTACCATCAGAAGGTCGTCGAGCTCCGCGAAAAGATCAGGGAAGTCAGGAAGGAGCTCCGCGAGATCGAGAGGAAGATAAGGGAGTACGACGAGAAGCACAAGGAGCTCATTGCCTACAGGCTCGTCGCCAGGATGCGCGCCAAGAAGGACGCCAGCTTCGAGAAGGCAGTTGAGGCACTCGAGAAGTTCAAGCGCGGCGAGAAGCTCACGCTGGACGAGCTGCTGCTCCTCCAGAGGTACAACCTCGTCTGAGGCCTGACCATGGAGGTACTCAGGCACGAAGGGCCTGGAAGGCTGGGCCTCGTAAGGCTGGGGGAGTACTCCTTCAGAACTCCAGCTTTGGCAGGGATAGATTTTACTATCTCCCCGTTCAATTCCTTCTTCCACCCCAAAGAGCCGGGTGATTATGACTTCAACCTTGCCCCGGCAATACCTCTCGGCTTCTACACGCCGGACGAGGTTATCCAGAAGGCCATAGGAAGGCTCTGGAGCATAAATTATGAAGGATTCAACGCGTTCTATCTGCCTGCACTCCGCCGGATGGAATACCTCCCCGAGTTCTTCAAAATAATCGAGCGCTATGGCTTTGAGGCAGTCTACCTCGGCAACTCAAAGATTCTGGTCAGGGAGTACCGCTACTTCGTGAGAATTTTAAGGGAACTCCGCGAGAGGTTTCCGAACATCATGATAATTGCCGATTTGGAGCCATTCTTCTATCCGCTGGCAGTTTACCTCGGTGTTGATGCCTTTGACACCCGCTCGCTCAAGCTCTACGACTTTGAGGGCAAGGCCTTCACTCAGTACAGCCCCTTCATCTGGAGGGAAGGCGAGAACTCTCTTGACTTCGCCCGTGAGACAATCCTTCTCGTCAGAAAGGCCCTCGAAGAAGGAAAGCTCCGCTATCTGGTTGAGAACTTCTTCCCGACGCAGTACAACGCTGGCATTCTCAGAATAGCCGACCTAGAGCACGGCGATTACCTCGAAAAATACACGCCGATCCAGAAGGAGACGGTCTACTTCATCAGCGACGCCTCGATAAGGAGACCTGAAGTGAAGCGCTGGCACTCCCGCGTGGTTGAGCGCTTCGTCCCGCCGGAAAACACCGAGCTACTTCTCCTCTTCCCCTGCTCGGCCAAGAAGCCCTATTCATTCTCGCGCTCCCACACGCTCTACCGCAAAGCTGTGAAAGAGGCGCTCGGCTCTGGCATTGCCAAAGTCCACGAGCTTATCCTTACCTCACCCTTCGGCGTCGTCCCGAGAGAGTGGGAGTGGCTGGCTAAGTACGACATAGTCGTCACCGGCCACTGGAGTGAGGAAGAGATTAAACCAGCGGCAGAACTCCTCGCGAAGACGCTGGAGAAGTACCCGAAGGACGTTCCGATAATAGCTCACCTCGACGAGGCCTACGTCGAGATAGCCAAGATAGCCGCTGAAATGACAGGCAGGGAGATAATCTTCACCCGTGTTGAGAACGGGACCACGAGCAAGGAGAGTCTCAGGTCACTGACTGAAACCCTCAGGGAGTTCAAGCTTGAGGGAACCAAGGAGGATAGGACATACCGCTACTTCGAGGGCATAAGGAAGGTCTTTGACTTCTATTTTGGTATTGGCGCTGGAGAAGCCGTCCTGCCGGATAAAGGCCAGGTTAAGGGCTCCAAGATGCTTCGCCTCTTCGTCGACGGCCAGCAGACGGGAACTTACAAGGACGGCGTGATAAGCGTGACGCCCTTCGGCATGCAGAGGATTTATGATGCAACCAAGTCCTACTGGGTGAAGATAGACTTCGACCTTCGCGGTGATGTCTTCGCAGTGGGTGTTGGCGAAG
This region includes:
- the arcC gene encoding carbamate kinase: MKRVVIALGGNAILQRGQKGTYEEQMSNVMKTAKQIVDIILDGDYEVVITHGNGPQVGALLLHMDAGQQLHGIPAQPMDVAGAMTQGQIGYMIQQAIRNELKRRGVERPVATIVTQTLVDKNDPAFQNPSKPVGPFYDEETAKRLAKEKGWVVIEDSGRGWRRVVPSPDPIGHVEAPVIQDLVEKGFIVIASGGGGVPVIEEDGMLKGVEAVIDKDLAGEKLAEEVNADIFMILTDVNGAAINYGKPDERWLEKVTVEELKRYYNEGHFKKGSMGPKVLAAIRFVEWGGERAVIAALDKAVEALEGKTGTQVIKG
- a CDS encoding ATP-dependent Clp protease proteolytic subunit; this translates as MSDATTGFFGSLLWWLFFLYLLLWPQMQYRGLQMARARILQRLSKKRGSTVITMIHRQESVGLFGIPFYKFISIEDSEEILRAIRMAPKDKPIDLIIHTPGGLVLAATQIARALKDHPAETRVIVPHYAMSGGTLIALAADKIIMDPHAVLGPVDPQLGQYPGPSIVRAVEKKGVDKVDDQTLILADVAEKAIKQVRDLVFDLLKDRYGEEKAKELAQILTEGRWTHDYPITYETAKELGLHVETGVPEEVYALMELYKQPMKQRGTVEFMPYTPRGENP
- a CDS encoding coiled-coil protein: MQVKVDPEEIKRIKREIEALEKERNEIRAKLEELEKELQIWIQKRDEKNNEVKQLRQKGREYKAKRDEINQQIQELKKNREEINAKLDLLYQEILEYRTKRDEYNQLRRLKMPPEKIQERIEKLEWELQTNPNITPEREKQIVDQIQVLATELEIIQQAERFHNKLVETRKKVDQLKKARRAISMEIQKLANQSQQFHEQMIKAFNQADEVKKEADEYHQKVVELREKIREVRKELREIERKIREYDEKHKELIAYRLVARMRAKKDASFEKAVEALEKFKRGEKLTLDELLLLQRYNLV
- the arcS gene encoding archaeosine synthase subunit alpha, which encodes MEVLRHEGPGRLGLVRLGEYSFRTPALAGIDFTISPFNSFFHPKEPGDYDFNLAPAIPLGFYTPDEVIQKAIGRLWSINYEGFNAFYLPALRRMEYLPEFFKIIERYGFEAVYLGNSKILVREYRYFVRILRELRERFPNIMIIADLEPFFYPLAVYLGVDAFDTRSLKLYDFEGKAFTQYSPFIWREGENSLDFARETILLVRKALEEGKLRYLVENFFPTQYNAGILRIADLEHGDYLEKYTPIQKETVYFISDASIRRPEVKRWHSRVVERFVPPENTELLLLFPCSAKKPYSFSRSHTLYRKAVKEALGSGIAKVHELILTSPFGVVPREWEWLAKYDIVVTGHWSEEEIKPAAELLAKTLEKYPKDVPIIAHLDEAYVEIAKIAAEMTGREIIFTRVENGTTSKESLRSLTETLREFKLEGTKEDRTYRYFEGIRKVFDFYFGIGAGEAVLPDKGQVKGSKMLRLFVDGQQTGTYKDGVISVTPFGMQRIYDATKSYWVKIDFDLRGDVFAVGVGEADEKIRPDDIVGIVRDEKVVGVGKAVLSGEEMVRAKKGVAVKVRKRA